One Drosophila kikkawai strain 14028-0561.14 chromosome 3L, DkikHiC1v2, whole genome shotgun sequence genomic window carries:
- the LOC108079891 gene encoding serine/threonine-protein kinase Wnk isoform X2, translating to MLLCLCRRGGRFASLDDGHAKELLSYEPSCSMAAALKQHHQPHPSHQHPAAHHPHPHPHTHQHQLHVPLPQRSNESASHHAHEYVSSSQPNSPAVVLSNESVDNDLLEPQQGNNSGTEPGADGGPKLRLSQNYAERTPESLTQSIDPMDIIPKAEAESEVERLQRASRFLARQEQQQHQAQQQQQQQPQPPQHQQQQQQQLLTGQQIFPSYTHTLPPMNAPNPSQQQSPYTPGLMSRFRKRGERMSKDQKELYVKFFEDNPCMLSNHRRHDGLTEPLWAQLAHRLNSVPQGAVKNVEDWKQTFDAWRYRIFMYTRYNSKLSMSETSDPKNFKPLTATDQKAYAMWTSHKHIAPPDYEKMDMFVPMDETTTATNSYDY from the exons atgTTGTTGTGTTTATGTAGACGCGGCGGGCGCTTCGCTT CTCTGGACGATGGCCATGCCAAGGAGCTGCTCTCCTACGAGCCCTCCTGCTCGATGGCGGCGGCCCTCAAGCAGCACCATCAACCGCATCCGTCGCACCAGCATCCGGCGGCCCaccatccccatccccatccccataCGCACCAGCACCAGCTGCATGTGCCACTGCCGCAGCGCTCCAACGAGAGTGCCTCCCACCATGCCCACGAGTATGTGTCCAGTTCGCAGCCCAATTCACCGGCCGTGGTGCTGAGCAACGAGAGCGTGGACAATGATCTGCTGGAGCCGCAACAGGGTAACAATTCGGGCACTGAGCCCGGAGCAGACGGTGGCCCAAAGTTGCGCCTCAGCCAGAACTATGCCGAACGTACGCCCGAGTCGCTGACACAGTCCATTGATCCCATGGACATTATACCCAAGGCAGAAGCCGAGTCGGAGGTGGAGCGACTGCAGCGGGCGTCGCGTTTTTTGGCCCGacaggaacagcagcagcatcaggcacaacagcagcagcaacagcagccacagccgccgcagcaccaacagcagcagcagcagcagttgctgACGGGACAACAGATCTTCCCCAGCTACACGCACACCTTGCCGCCGATGAATGCACCAAATCCTTCCCAGCAGCAGTCGCCGTATACGCCGGGTCTGATGAGTCGCTTCCGAA AACGCGGCGAGCGCATGTCCAAGGACCAGAAGGAGCTGTATGTGAAGTTCTTCGAGGATAATCCATGCATGCTCTCAAACCATCGACGCCACGATGGCCTCACCGAGCCACTGTGGGCCCAGCTGGCCCACCGGCTGAATAGCGTGCCACAGGGTGCCGTCAAGAATGTGGAGGACTGGAAGCAGACCTTCGATGCCTGGCGCTATCGCATTTTCATGTACACGCGGTACAACTCCAAGCTTAGCATGTCGGAGACGAGCGATCCGAAGAACTTTAAGCCATTGACGGCAACTGACCAAAAGGCGTACGCCATGTGGACCAGCCACAAGCACATAGCACCGCCGGACTATGAGAAGATGGACATGTTTGTGCCGATGGACGAGACCACCACGGCCACCAACAGCTACGACTACTGA
- the LOC108079891 gene encoding serine/threonine-protein kinase Wnk isoform X1, producing the protein MVLRSGIIIPFQFRDTKKLLMIGVPEENRNLNIWDLKNVVRAAFGIYNFEFRNKKIGFNIPDELLLHYLAQRHDLTNFVIEISQALDDGHAKELLSYEPSCSMAAALKQHHQPHPSHQHPAAHHPHPHPHTHQHQLHVPLPQRSNESASHHAHEYVSSSQPNSPAVVLSNESVDNDLLEPQQGNNSGTEPGADGGPKLRLSQNYAERTPESLTQSIDPMDIIPKAEAESEVERLQRASRFLARQEQQQHQAQQQQQQQPQPPQHQQQQQQQLLTGQQIFPSYTHTLPPMNAPNPSQQQSPYTPGLMSRFRKRGERMSKDQKELYVKFFEDNPCMLSNHRRHDGLTEPLWAQLAHRLNSVPQGAVKNVEDWKQTFDAWRYRIFMYTRYNSKLSMSETSDPKNFKPLTATDQKAYAMWTSHKHIAPPDYEKMDMFVPMDETTTATNSYDY; encoded by the exons ATGGTGCTGCGATCGGGTATCATAATTCCTTTTCAGTTTCGTGACACGAAAAAGCTGCTGATGATAGGCGTGCCGGAGGAGAACCGCAACCTCAACATCTGGGACCTGAAGAACGTGG TGCGCGCCGCCTTTGGCATCTACAATTTTGAGTTTAGaaacaaaaagatcggctTCAACATACCCGACGAGTTGCTGCTTCATTACCTGGCCCAGCGACACGACCTCACCAACTTCGTTATAGAGATCAGCCAAG CTCTGGACGATGGCCATGCCAAGGAGCTGCTCTCCTACGAGCCCTCCTGCTCGATGGCGGCGGCCCTCAAGCAGCACCATCAACCGCATCCGTCGCACCAGCATCCGGCGGCCCaccatccccatccccatccccataCGCACCAGCACCAGCTGCATGTGCCACTGCCGCAGCGCTCCAACGAGAGTGCCTCCCACCATGCCCACGAGTATGTGTCCAGTTCGCAGCCCAATTCACCGGCCGTGGTGCTGAGCAACGAGAGCGTGGACAATGATCTGCTGGAGCCGCAACAGGGTAACAATTCGGGCACTGAGCCCGGAGCAGACGGTGGCCCAAAGTTGCGCCTCAGCCAGAACTATGCCGAACGTACGCCCGAGTCGCTGACACAGTCCATTGATCCCATGGACATTATACCCAAGGCAGAAGCCGAGTCGGAGGTGGAGCGACTGCAGCGGGCGTCGCGTTTTTTGGCCCGacaggaacagcagcagcatcaggcacaacagcagcagcaacagcagccacagccgccgcagcaccaacagcagcagcagcagcagttgctgACGGGACAACAGATCTTCCCCAGCTACACGCACACCTTGCCGCCGATGAATGCACCAAATCCTTCCCAGCAGCAGTCGCCGTATACGCCGGGTCTGATGAGTCGCTTCCGAA AACGCGGCGAGCGCATGTCCAAGGACCAGAAGGAGCTGTATGTGAAGTTCTTCGAGGATAATCCATGCATGCTCTCAAACCATCGACGCCACGATGGCCTCACCGAGCCACTGTGGGCCCAGCTGGCCCACCGGCTGAATAGCGTGCCACAGGGTGCCGTCAAGAATGTGGAGGACTGGAAGCAGACCTTCGATGCCTGGCGCTATCGCATTTTCATGTACACGCGGTACAACTCCAAGCTTAGCATGTCGGAGACGAGCGATCCGAAGAACTTTAAGCCATTGACGGCAACTGACCAAAAGGCGTACGCCATGTGGACCAGCCACAAGCACATAGCACCGCCGGACTATGAGAAGATGGACATGTTTGTGCCGATGGACGAGACCACCACGGCCACCAACAGCTACGACTACTGA
- the LOC108079891 gene encoding protein lag-3 isoform X3, with the protein MVLRSGIIIPFQFRDTKKLLMIGVPEENRNLNIWDLKNVVRAAFGIYNFEFRNKKIGFNIPDELLLHYLAQRHDLTNFVIEISQVYDDNYVLNRQCRCSDQKMLNDSPTPEEPTNLCQPSSALDVASAAAATTPLMTLPPCDDEEHDHMVDHDHEHEESIKYRIDKASSGAASAELGMPAYEACSPKMDYDTQDELPDSPHSQPLPPPPLALTAALPLPPPPTSHHHQHLHQQQQEEQQQLLQERIQHEYMIQQQQQHQHLQQQQHLALLHQQEQEQQHQQQQQHQQQHHHQQQQGVNMAMGTTTTNNIRRK; encoded by the exons ATGGTGCTGCGATCGGGTATCATAATTCCTTTTCAGTTTCGTGACACGAAAAAGCTGCTGATGATAGGCGTGCCGGAGGAGAACCGCAACCTCAACATCTGGGACCTGAAGAACGTGG TGCGCGCCGCCTTTGGCATCTACAATTTTGAGTTTAGaaacaaaaagatcggctTCAACATACCCGACGAGTTGCTGCTTCATTACCTGGCCCAGCGACACGACCTCACCAACTTCGTTATAGAGATCAGCCAAG TGTACGATGACAACTATGTGCTGAACCGGCAGTGCCGTTGCTCGGATCAGAAAATGCTCAACGATTCGCCCACGCCTGAGGAGCCCACCAATCTGTGCCAGCCCAGCAGTGCCTTGGATGTGGCTTCGGCGGCTGCTGCAACTACTCCTCTCATGACTCTGCCGCCCTGCGACGACGAGGAGCATGATCACATGGTCGACCACGATCACGAGCACGAGGAGAGCATCAAGTATCGGATTGACAAGGCCAGCAGCGGTGCTGCCTCTGCGGAGCTGGGCATGCCCGCCTACGAGGCCTGCTCGCCCAAGATGGACTATGATACGCAGGACGAGCTGCCAGATTCGCCGCACTCGCAACCTTTACCCCCACCGCCTTTGGCTTTAACTGCGGCTCTGCCTTTGCCACCGCCGCCCACCTCCCATCACCACCAGCATttgcatcagcagcagcaggaggagcagcagcagctcctgcaAGAGCGCATCCAGCATGAGTACATgattcagcagcagcagcagcatcagcatttgcagcagcaacagcacttGGCCCTCCTgcaccagcaggagcaggaacagcagcatcagcagcagcagcagcatcagcagcagcatcatcatcagcagcagcagggagtCAACATGGCCATGGGCACCACTACCACCAACAATATACGACGTAAGTGA
- the LOC108079891 gene encoding protein lag-3 isoform X4, with translation MVLRSGIIIPFQFRDTKKLLMIGVPEENRNLNIWDLKNVVRAAFGIYNFEFRNKKIGFNIPDELLLHYLAQRHDLTNFVIEISQVYDDNYVLNRQCRCSDQKMLNDSPTPEEPTNLCQPSSALDVASAAAATTPLMTLPPCDDEEHDHMVDHDHEHEESIKYRIDKASSGAASAELGMPAYEACSPKMDYDTQDELPDSPHSQPLPPPPLALTAALPLPPPPTSHHHQHLHQQQQEEQQQLLQERIQHEYMIQQQQQHQHLQQQQHLALLHQQEQEQQHQQQQQHQQQHHHQQQQGVNMAMGTTTTNNIRQRKERMSKRQKELYVHFLQQHQFINDHRRNDPVLDPYWLKLANLLNAVPQGAVKHVTEWKQTFDNWRYRIFLYARYNSKLQDEEAQNPRNFKPLTRTDKQAYIMWIRNPDTAPPDLDKMRNVFCNLEETAAAAAAAASQQD, from the exons ATGGTGCTGCGATCGGGTATCATAATTCCTTTTCAGTTTCGTGACACGAAAAAGCTGCTGATGATAGGCGTGCCGGAGGAGAACCGCAACCTCAACATCTGGGACCTGAAGAACGTGG TGCGCGCCGCCTTTGGCATCTACAATTTTGAGTTTAGaaacaaaaagatcggctTCAACATACCCGACGAGTTGCTGCTTCATTACCTGGCCCAGCGACACGACCTCACCAACTTCGTTATAGAGATCAGCCAAG TGTACGATGACAACTATGTGCTGAACCGGCAGTGCCGTTGCTCGGATCAGAAAATGCTCAACGATTCGCCCACGCCTGAGGAGCCCACCAATCTGTGCCAGCCCAGCAGTGCCTTGGATGTGGCTTCGGCGGCTGCTGCAACTACTCCTCTCATGACTCTGCCGCCCTGCGACGACGAGGAGCATGATCACATGGTCGACCACGATCACGAGCACGAGGAGAGCATCAAGTATCGGATTGACAAGGCCAGCAGCGGTGCTGCCTCTGCGGAGCTGGGCATGCCCGCCTACGAGGCCTGCTCGCCCAAGATGGACTATGATACGCAGGACGAGCTGCCAGATTCGCCGCACTCGCAACCTTTACCCCCACCGCCTTTGGCTTTAACTGCGGCTCTGCCTTTGCCACCGCCGCCCACCTCCCATCACCACCAGCATttgcatcagcagcagcaggaggagcagcagcagctcctgcaAGAGCGCATCCAGCATGAGTACATgattcagcagcagcagcagcatcagcatttgcagcagcaacagcacttGGCCCTCCTgcaccagcaggagcaggaacagcagcatcagcagcagcagcagcatcagcagcagcatcatcatcagcagcagcagggagtCAACATGGCCATGGGCACCACTACCACCAACAATATACGAC AACGAAAGGAGCGCATGTCCAAGCGGCAGAAGGAGCTGTATGTGCACTtcctgcagcagcatcagTTCATCAACGACCATCGCCGCAACGACCCCGTGCTGGATCCTTACTGGCTGAAACTGGCGAACCTACTAAACGCTGTGCCCCAGGGCGCCGTCAAGCATGTGACCGAGTGGAAGCAGACCTTTGATAACTGGCGATATCGCATCTTCCTCTACGCCCGGTACAATTCCAAGTTGCAGGACGAGGAGGCCCAGAATCCGCGCAACTTTAAGCCACTGACACGAACCGATAAGCAGGCGTACATTATGTGGATACGGAATCCGGATACAGCGCCACCTGACCTGGACAAGATGCGCAATGTCTTTTGCAATCTGGAAGAgacggcagcagcggcagcagcagcggcgtcGCAGCAGGATTAG